In Paractinoplanes brasiliensis, the following proteins share a genomic window:
- a CDS encoding ComEC/Rec2 family competence protein → MSALASLYLSARGGVLLGAAAVVLCALPAFLVGRGGVATRVPGSAHISLRGLMAPGGPNALVRGVGAGAARSGASDGVRGGGRRWVSAGRWLGPAVLLGVACGAVATAARVSVREAGPLVELVRAGEPVRMELVVRDDPQALKSSAGRPPTYIVAVDLRSVRGEDGVSLRLSARALVLGSDPGWRGLLPGQRVRAEGKLLPPRGGDLRAVVASVRKAPEAVGRPSWAQRAAGALRAGLQRACEPLPDLPGGLLPGLIVGDTSRLDPALEEDFRATGMTHLNAVSGANVAIVLGVVLFAVRRTRAGPVITAVVCAVALVGFVILARPSPSVVRAAAMGAIGLIALASGRRRAALPALAAGVAVLILADPELASDVGFALSVLATSGLLLLAPVWRDALRARGWPPGLAEALAVPAAAQVVCGPVVAGLSGTISIVAVPANLLAVPAIAPATLLGVTAAVVSPVWPAGAEFAAWLGHWPAQWLVLVATYGARVPAGALPWPGGLTGALLLAVVTVGLLVAARRPLIRRLVTVIALGGVLGALPVRLIASGWPPAGWLVVACAVGQGDALVLPAGAGRAIVVDAGPEPNAVDHCLRRLGIRQVVLFVVSHFHADHIGGVTGVFRGRDVRAVIGPDWPEPPEGRAAVAAAAGRVPVHAVGPGWAYGVGNVRLEVLGPVEPMRGTNSDPNNNSLVLRAEVDGRTVLLPGDAETEEQEDMIARLGPEAVRADVVKVAHHGSAFQSTRFLDEIRPTVALVSVGADNDYGHPNGPLLARLAQGGARVLRTDQSGDLAAVATDRGLAVVARGDPPAP, encoded by the coding sequence ATGTCGGCCCTGGCCTCGCTCTACCTCTCGGCGCGTGGCGGTGTTCTGCTCGGAGCGGCGGCTGTCGTCCTGTGCGCTCTGCCGGCTTTCCTTGTCGGCCGTGGTGGGGTTGCGACGCGCGTGCCCGGTAGCGCTCACATATCGCTCCGCGGCCTGATGGCGCCGGGTGGTCCCAACGCTCTGGTGCGCGGGGTGGGCGCCGGCGCCGCACGAAGCGGGGCGTCGGATGGTGTGCGCGGTGGTGGCCGCCGGTGGGTGTCGGCCGGGCGGTGGTTGGGGCCGGCCGTTCTGCTCGGGGTGGCGTGCGGGGCGGTTGCCACTGCGGCGCGGGTGAGTGTCCGGGAGGCTGGGCCGCTGGTCGAGCTGGTCCGGGCGGGGGAACCGGTACGGATGGAGCTGGTTGTCCGGGACGATCCGCAGGCCCTGAAGTCGTCGGCCGGGAGACCGCCGACGTACATCGTGGCTGTTGACCTCCGGAGTGTGCGGGGCGAGGACGGGGTCTCGCTGCGGTTGTCGGCTCGGGCCTTGGTGCTGGGCAGCGATCCGGGGTGGCGGGGGCTGTTGCCGGGGCAGCGGGTCCGGGCCGAGGGCAAGCTCCTGCCGCCCCGGGGTGGGGACCTGCGGGCCGTGGTGGCGTCGGTGCGCAAGGCGCCTGAGGCGGTCGGGCGGCCGTCGTGGGCGCAGCGGGCGGCGGGAGCGCTTCGGGCCGGGCTGCAACGGGCCTGTGAGCCGTTGCCCGATCTGCCGGGAGGACTGCTGCCGGGGCTGATCGTGGGGGACACCAGCCGCCTGGACCCGGCGCTGGAGGAGGACTTCCGGGCTACCGGCATGACGCACCTGAACGCCGTTTCCGGCGCGAATGTTGCGATTGTCCTTGGTGTGGTGTTGTTCGCTGTCCGGCGGACCAGGGCCGGACCGGTGATCACCGCGGTGGTCTGTGCGGTGGCGTTGGTGGGGTTCGTCATCCTGGCCCGGCCCTCGCCCAGCGTGGTGCGGGCCGCGGCCATGGGGGCGATCGGGCTGATCGCGCTGGCGTCGGGGCGGCGGCGGGCGGCCCTGCCGGCGTTGGCGGCCGGGGTGGCCGTGCTGATCCTGGCCGACCCGGAACTGGCCTCGGACGTGGGGTTCGCGCTGTCGGTGCTGGCCACCTCGGGCCTGCTGCTGCTCGCGCCGGTGTGGCGGGACGCGTTGCGGGCCCGTGGCTGGCCGCCCGGCCTGGCCGAGGCGCTCGCGGTGCCGGCGGCGGCGCAGGTGGTGTGCGGACCCGTCGTGGCGGGGCTGTCCGGGACGATCAGCATCGTGGCCGTACCCGCCAACCTACTGGCCGTGCCGGCGATCGCTCCGGCGACCCTGCTCGGGGTCACCGCGGCGGTCGTCTCGCCGGTGTGGCCGGCGGGCGCCGAGTTCGCGGCGTGGCTCGGGCACTGGCCGGCGCAGTGGCTGGTGCTGGTGGCGACCTACGGCGCTCGGGTGCCCGCCGGCGCGCTGCCGTGGCCGGGCGGCCTCACCGGTGCGCTCCTGCTGGCGGTGGTCACCGTGGGCCTGCTCGTCGCGGCCCGGCGGCCGCTCATTCGCAGGCTCGTGACGGTGATTGCGCTCGGCGGTGTGCTCGGCGCTCTGCCCGTACGGCTGATCGCCTCGGGCTGGCCCCCGGCGGGCTGGCTGGTCGTGGCGTGCGCGGTGGGCCAGGGCGACGCGCTCGTTCTGCCCGCGGGGGCCGGCCGCGCGATCGTTGTCGACGCCGGGCCGGAGCCGAACGCCGTCGACCACTGCCTGCGGCGGCTCGGGATCCGGCAGGTGGTGCTGTTCGTGGTCAGCCACTTCCACGCCGACCACATCGGGGGTGTGACGGGTGTCTTCCGGGGGCGGGACGTGCGCGCGGTCATCGGGCCGGACTGGCCGGAGCCGCCCGAGGGCCGGGCCGCTGTCGCGGCGGCTGCCGGGCGAGTACCTGTGCACGCGGTGGGGCCAGGGTGGGCGTACGGGGTCGGGAATGTGCGGTTGGAGGTGCTGGGGCCCGTCGAGCCGATGCGGGGCACGAACTCCGACCCCAACAACAACTCCCTGGTGCTGCGGGCCGAGGTGGACGGCCGGACGGTGCTGTTGCCCGGCGACGCCGAGACCGAGGAGCAGGAGGACATGATCGCGCGCCTGGGCCCCGAGGCGGTGCGGGCGGATGTGGTGAAGGTCGCGCACCACGGCTCCGCCTTCCAGTCGACGCGGTTCCTGGACGAGATCCGGCCCACGGTGGCGCTGGTGTCGGTCGGCGCGGACAACGACTACGGGCACCCGAACGGGCCGCTGCTGGCGCGCCTGGCCCAGGGCGGGGCGCGAGTTCTGCGTACGGATCAGTCGGGTGACCTGGCCGCGGTGGCCACGGATCGCGGGCTGGCGGTCGTCGCGCGCGGGGATCCGCCGGCGCCGTGA
- a CDS encoding IS110 family transposase: MLGVGLDWAEDHHDVALGVPGKGVIEQFRIDHGPEGVARLVARCLALETDPAEVRVVLETRHGLLVEALLDAGFTVLPVNPDLVARRRGPAKKKDDAEDARICCLLALDPFVELRKLIPHGELGAELRAIARDDDRAARDERRLGNRLRADLLAVFPAAIDIADGDLGAAVFLRLLERWPSHTELAAAGRDAVEALARANRHGWPDRFAERVIAALNSPRLAVRPELARAKAGSIRLAAAQLLLLREQRRVWQRRMGELLLGSPRVGRAKQPKEPRPGNAFPGGEIYLSMPGLGDRLAARVAGEIGEHVEQFTTPNALQCYAGTAPVTRRSGRSEFVIARRLAYNRYLGNAVHQWAFCSLQQSGWARAFYDAKIAKGKSHNAALRALGNRWLEILWHCLRLNVRYDEAVHTAHRTHALKQAA; this comes from the coding sequence GTGCTGGGAGTCGGTCTGGACTGGGCCGAGGACCACCATGACGTCGCGTTGGGCGTGCCGGGCAAGGGGGTAATCGAACAGTTCCGCATCGACCACGGCCCCGAAGGGGTGGCCCGGCTGGTCGCCCGCTGCCTGGCCCTGGAAACCGACCCGGCCGAGGTCCGGGTCGTGCTGGAAACCCGGCACGGGCTGCTGGTCGAGGCCCTGCTCGATGCCGGGTTCACCGTGCTGCCGGTCAACCCGGACCTGGTCGCCCGCCGCCGCGGCCCGGCCAAGAAGAAAGACGACGCCGAAGACGCACGGATCTGCTGCCTGCTGGCCCTCGACCCCTTTGTCGAGCTGCGCAAACTGATCCCGCACGGCGAGCTCGGCGCGGAGCTGCGGGCCATTGCTCGTGACGACGACCGGGCCGCCCGCGACGAACGGCGCCTGGGTAACCGGCTGCGCGCCGACCTGCTCGCGGTGTTCCCCGCCGCGATCGACATCGCCGACGGCGACCTGGGCGCGGCAGTGTTCCTGCGCCTGCTCGAGCGCTGGCCCAGCCACACCGAGCTGGCCGCCGCCGGCCGTGACGCCGTCGAAGCCCTGGCCCGCGCCAACCGGCACGGCTGGCCCGACCGGTTCGCCGAACGGGTCATAGCTGCCCTGAACAGCCCGCGGCTTGCGGTGCGCCCGGAGCTGGCCCGGGCGAAGGCCGGCAGCATCCGGCTGGCCGCCGCGCAACTGTTGCTGCTGCGCGAGCAACGCCGGGTCTGGCAGCGGCGGATGGGTGAGCTGCTTCTGGGAAGCCCGCGTGTCGGCCGGGCGAAGCAGCCGAAGGAGCCCCGGCCGGGGAACGCGTTCCCTGGCGGCGAGATCTACCTGAGCATGCCTGGCCTGGGTGATCGTCTCGCCGCCAGGGTCGCCGGTGAAATCGGCGAACACGTCGAGCAGTTCACCACACCCAACGCCCTGCAATGCTATGCCGGGACCGCCCCGGTCACGAGACGCTCCGGACGCAGCGAGTTCGTCATCGCCCGCCGCCTGGCCTACAACCGCTACCTCGGCAACGCCGTACATCAATGGGCCTTCTGCAGCCTGCAGCAATCCGGCTGGGCCCGCGCCTTCTACGACGCCAAGATCGCCAAAGGCAAGAGTCACAACGCTGCCCTGCGTGCCCTCGGCAACCGCTGGCTGGAGATCCTCTGGCACTGCCTGCGCCTGAACGTGCGCTACGACGAAGCCGTCCATACCGCCCACCGCACCCACGCCCTCAAACAGGCTGCTTGA